Below is a genomic region from Paraburkholderia sp. BL23I1N1.
ATGTGCGGGGAGGATGCGTGTTGGCAATGCGCCAGACGCAGTGCGTTCTCCCTCACTGGACGCATTCGAAGCACTTGAAGCATTCGGCACGCGCAGCTACGACAGGCTCAATGAGCAGGCGGAGACTCGTCGTCGCTGAATAGATCCGCGCTGGCCTCGAGCGCCAATCCACCCAAATGCTTGCCGTGAATCTGCCGCGCGATCACCTCGCCCACGTACGGCACGTCCGCGTCCAACTCCACCGTGGCGTAGGCACTGGGTTTCCCAGCGTCGACCACCTCGACATTTTTCGCGTAATGGCCAAGCTCACGCTTGAGGAATTCCCGCACTTCCTGCTCGCTGCACGATTCCGCGATATTGCGCACGATCAGGTTCATGCCGCCTACCCTCTGCGCGCGCTACGATCCGCGCCATGCACCCGCACCGGGCGCAGTGCTGCACGCTGTTTCGCCTGAGCCGCCGCGAGTTGGCGGATCAATGCTGCGCCGGCCGCAGCCAAAGCAGCCAATGACAGATAGAAGGCAATCATTTAAATCTCCCCTTCGAAATTCGTCCTGTTTTCAGGATAGCCACAATCGACAACAAAAGCGATGCGACACAATGTCGTAAAAACGGACTTTAAAACTTCCGTTAATGCACTGTACCTGAATAAGCAGCCGTAAAAATAGCAAAACACATGTTCATTCAGTGGTGCAGACCCGGCATGCGCGCCAGACGCGGACGCTGGACGCAAAACCGGGTCGCGACACGCATCGCCGCCGGCATCCTGCGGGGGACGTGCGCAAAGGGCGGGCTGATCGTCGGGATCAGTCCGCCGCTTGCACGTTGGCGGCACTCACCCACCACGCATTCTTGCCTTCCGGCACGTGAACCAGCACGGCGGACGGATCGTCGACGCCGTCGTCGGCGATTTCACACACCGCCAAACCGTCCGGCAGGCGTTTCACTTCGCCGGTCGCCTGGAACAACGCGACGCGCTGCGCGTTCAACGGCCGCAGTTGTTGATAGACGTCAAAACTGATTGCCCCGGGCACGTCGCCGCGAATCCGCAGCGAGTCGGCGCTGCCGCAGCGCACGGGTTCAGCAGCAAGCGCCGCAGCGCTGCCGAGCAGACAGCCCAAACTGAGCGCCAGTGCGGCGAGGCGTGAATGGATCATGGCGATTCTCCGAGAATAAGTTGGGGCGAAGCACTACCAGCGCGGCGTGAATGAGCAACCCGGTCAATGCAGACGGAGGCAGGCGGGCTCACGGCGCGCTATCGCGACTATCGCGACCGTCGCCTCGTCCGATGCTGTCGCCGGTCGCGACATCGAGACGACTCACGTCGCAAGACGTTTGGCTGAAGCCCGAATACACCACAGACCAGTTACCGACAATCGCGGCTTGCGCCTCCGCGAGGCTCAACTTCCCTTCGCAAACGCAGCGTTTGAGCATGACCGCGGCGCGCGCCTTGCGACGCTCGCCTTGCTGCCCTGCCCACGGCAGAAGATCGAGATTGGAGGGTGCATTCGGCGAGCCGCCGAGCACAATGGGCACACGCCTGTCCAGCGCGAAAGCCGGACCGTTGCCGGCATCGATGCCGCGCGCGGCAAGCATGCGGTCTTTGTGTGCCATCAACTCATCGAACGGCGGTGCGACCGTGTCCGCATAGCCGGGGCGGCAAATCGTTTCGCCGACTGACTCCTGCGTGACGCGCTCGTCGAGCATTGCCGATTCCTGTGCCCAGACTTGACCGACGCGCAGTGCGAGTAACGCGGCAAAGCCGAGCAGGATCGCAAAACGCACCTTGCGGGCGGGACGCGCGGCGCCGCACCGGCGCACGAGCGTCGACGGATTTGCCGGAATCGGCGGATAGGTACTGCCGGTTGCGTCGCTGAAATGGATGATGCGACGCCTGTCTGCCATGCCTGCGTTCATTCGTCGGCGCGCCGGCTGCGGCGCGCAGTAGTTTAATTCGCAGACTAATTAAAACACATTCAATATCCCTGCGCGATAAAGGTGCACTTGCGCAGGTCCGGAACGATGCATCCAGATGCGCTCGCAGTTGCCTGCCGGCGCGGTCTTGTCGTACACGAATGCACGTTGCAAGACCGCGCCGAACCCCAGGACAAAGAAAACGCCGCTGCCTGCGAAGCCGCTCGCGCACCGCTCCACAAGCAAGTTACGTCAGTCGGGTCTCGCCACCCGGGCCTGCAAGGCGCGGATACGCCCAAGCGCCTGGATATTGGACACCGTCGCATCATACATCCTGGCGAGATCCGCTTTGAGCGCGGTACGCGAGCCACCGTCGAGATAGACCATATGCCCCGACGGATAAAAACGCGCCGACAGGTTCTGCCGGACCTGCTGGCTGACAAGCGGCATTTGCTGCAAGTCGAGCACGGTCTGATAGAACGGCGTGACGTAGTCGAAGAAACCGTTCGCGGAGAGCACCTTCAGGTCAGGATTGAGCGCCATCACCGCAGCAAGATCGCCGGCGGTGTACAGAATGATGTTGCCCTTCGCGTCGAGCCCCTTCTGCGCGCCAGTCGGATCGATATGGCCGAAGTCCCAAAACTGGAATGCCTGATCGTTGAGGTCCGTGAACGCCGAATTCGACGTGTATTTCAACTGCTCGTTCAGATACACGTTCCACATCGTCGTGTAGACGCCGGTCACCGCCGTCATGGTCGGATCGTTGCCACCGGAATTCGGATCGATCTTGCCGGCGATGCCGGTGTTGATCGCCGTCACGCGGCCGTCGTACTCGCCGAGCGCGAGGCCCTGTGCTTTCAGCAACGTGGTCAGGAACAGCGAATTACCACGGCTGTCGTACGACGCGATATCCAGACTCCAGGCGAGCAAGGTAGTTTTGTCGATACCGGTGTATTCGCTGAGTTTTTCGACCGTTGCGGAATCCGTGGTCGGAAACTTGCGCAGCGCCGCCAGATAGTCGGTGCGCGCGAATTGCGCCACTTCTTCGGCAAACGTGCCGAGGTCGGTCGGCCGCGGCGCAATGCCGAGCTTCTTGTGATACCACGCGTCCGCGGCGGTCGTGGGCAACGCGCCGACCGGGTTGCCGGCTTGCGTGTAGTCGAGAATGGACGATTGCAGCGTGATGCCGTTCAGATCGACGCCGTCTTCATGCAGCCGGTACGCCAGCACGCAACTGCGCGCCGTGCCGTACGACTCGCCGAACAGGTACTTCGGCGAATTCCAGCGATTGTTTTTGGTGAGAAAGCGCTTGATGAACTGCTTGATCGAGTCCGCGTCCTGGTCGACACCCCAGAAGTCGCGATTCTTTTTCGGCGCGATCGCCGCCGAGTAGCCGGTGCCGACCGGATTGATGAAGATGAGGTCGCTCTTGTCGAGCAGACTATCCGGGTTGTCTTCCATCGAGTACGGCGCCGGCGGCGTAAAGCCCGGCATCGACGTCTTGATGCGGCGCGGCGCGAACGAGCCCAGCAGGACGAACACCGAAGACGAACCTGGGCCGCCGTTGTAGAAGAAAGTCACCGGGCGGGTTTCCTCCTTCTGATTGTCCTGCGTGAACGCGACGTAGAACATTTTGGCTTCGGGCTGCGAGCTGCTCGGGTCGACGATCACGAGGTGACCCGCGGTTGCCGTGTAGTTGATCTTCTGGCCGCCGATCGTGGTTGAGTGGTGCGTAATCGCGGCCGTCTCCGTGATATCGGTGACGGAATCGTCCGGCCCGTTGCCGTACGCAACCGGATCGAAGAACGGCTGATCGCCTGCTTTGTGCGACGCCCCGGCGGCGGCCGCTGCGGGCGAAGCATGCGAGTTGTGTGACGACTGCGGACTAACGGAAGCTGACTCGGTGTTCGTCATGATCGCTCCATGGTTCGTTAACGTCTTGATGTGTCTTGTGCGTCCTGCGTTGCCTGCGTCTCCTGAGGCCATGCACCGTAGCGTCTGCGGCTTGAACGTGGCGCACTGTGGAATGAGCGCGGACGGCGGTGAACGCCTGAACTGACGATCAGCCAGGCGTCGCCCGAAACGTTCCGCGACTTTTCAGACTATAGTGCCGCCGACACCTTCTGACCATTGGGACTGCCGAGTCCCGTGCACGCATCCCAGCCCGGCGACGCGGCGAAGCTGCCGTTGTTGCCCTGCGTGATGTCATTGCACGCGCCCGGCGCCTTGTACAGCTTCGGGTTGATGAAACCGGCCGGTTGTCCCTTGACCGCGTTGATCCGCGCGATCAGCGCCGCCCACAGCGGTGCAACCGCACTAGTGCCGCCGACCACCGTCTGCGTGCCGTCGATCAATACGCTATAGCCGGTGATGGGCGACGCATCGCCGGCCACGTCCGGCACGCCGCGCCCGCTGAGCGGCGTGCTGGCGCCGCTCGACGAAGTGGACGACAAGCCTTGTTGCCACACCGGGACCGGAAAGGCCCGGCTCACGCCACCACCGCCCGCGCCGCCCTGTGCGCCATCGTTCCACACGACTTCAGAGAACGAGGTGCCCGACGCGGTCAGACTCGTGCCGCCGCATGCCAGCACATAAGGGCTCGACGCCGGGAAGTCGACCTGATCGCCGCCGGAACCGTCGCTCGAACCGCTATCGCCCGACGCCGCGCAGACAGTCACACCCAGGGCCGCGGCCGTTTGCAGCAGGCTGTTGAATGCTTGCAACGACTGGCTGGTCCAGTTCGACTCCGGGCCGCCCCAACTGATCGAGATCACCGAGGGTTTGTTGGTCGTGTCATGAATAGCGCGGCTCACCGCGTCGATAAAACCGGCGTCGCTGTTCTGCGTGAAATAGACTGCGATCGTCGCGCCAGGCACGATCGCACCGACGATTTCGATGTCGAGCGTGACCTCGCCGTCGGGCCCGTTCGGGTCGCCGCTCGGTTGGTTGCTGCCCTGATCGACACCGACCGATTTCACCTTCGGTGAAGCAACGCCAAGGCTCGCAAAATAACTCGTCAGGTCGGACGTGTTGTACCCACCGCCGAGTTCGATGATGCCTACGCATTCGCCGCTGCCGTCGCCTTGCGGAAACTGATACAGCGACGCGAGCTGTGGCGGCGTGAAGGACGTCTGATGCGCTCTAGCCGGCTGGAACGGCGGCCGGATGCGAAAGTGCGGCCGCGCCTGAGGCCGGTTATCGAGCCCGAGCACGGCTTGCACGACGCCGTGCAGATCGTCCGGCACGCTGATCGTACCGGTGCGGCCGCGGAACTGGCCCGCCGCGTGATGCTGGTAATGTTCCAGCTTGACGCCGAACGCGGCCTGGAACTGCGCGATCGTGCCACCCAGCAATACCTGGCGCGCGGCCGGATCTTCCCGCACCACCGTCAAGCCGTGTGCAGCGGCAAAGGCTTTGACCTTGGCAATGTCGTCCGGCGCGGCGCCATAATCTTTTGCAAATGCCTCACGCGAAAGCGGTTTGACGCTCGGGTCGCCCGCGTCGATCTTGCTCATCAGTGCGTCGAACTGCGCCTGCCGCTGACGGCGCAGTATCACGAAAACCTCGATCCGTTCTGCCGGATCGCATTGCCCAACGACCGTCGAACCTTGCTCTGCCTTTCGCTCGCTTCCCGGCAGCGGTTGTCTATTGACCATGATGTCGATTCTCCTGTGACCGTGACGGCGCGCGGCGCAAGGTAGACCCCGCGCACGATACGCACCTGCACGAACTCGCCGCCATGCCATCAGCGGCGGATTACTGTTTCAAGGACTTCGCCAAACCGTCCGACCTATGCATTCGAACACAGTTCCAGCGTGTGCGGCAGTTGTCCGAATGGCTAACGCCGGATTGGAGCGATGCGCATCGCGCAGCACCCGCGCTATGATGCTGAAGCGGCAATCCAGCCGTTGCAGCTGCTCGCGCGCCGCCCGCGCGCACGATCGAAGAATCAGAGGAACCCCATGTCAATTTCGATGTATCAAGCGTCATTGCCCGTGCTGGTGCGCGGCATGACCAACCTGCAAGTCATCCTCGGCAAGGCCGAGGCGCATGCTGCCGAGAGACAGATCGATCCCTCCGTGTTCACGAACGCCCGGCTAGCGCCGGACATGCTGCCGCTGATGCGCCAGGTCTGGATCGTGAGCGACACGGCGAAGGGCTGCGCCGCGCGTCTGGCTGGCGTCGAAGCGCCGAAGTACGAAGACGTGGAACAGACCTTCGACGAACTCGATGCCCGCCT
It encodes:
- a CDS encoding protease pro-enzyme activation domain-containing protein — its product is MVNRQPLPGSERKAEQGSTVVGQCDPAERIEVFVILRRQRQAQFDALMSKIDAGDPSVKPLSREAFAKDYGAAPDDIAKVKAFAAAHGLTVVREDPAARQVLLGGTIAQFQAAFGVKLEHYQHHAAGQFRGRTGTISVPDDLHGVVQAVLGLDNRPQARPHFRIRPPFQPARAHQTSFTPPQLASLYQFPQGDGSGECVGIIELGGGYNTSDLTSYFASLGVASPKVKSVGVDQGSNQPSGDPNGPDGEVTLDIEIVGAIVPGATIAVYFTQNSDAGFIDAVSRAIHDTTNKPSVISISWGGPESNWTSQSLQAFNSLLQTAAALGVTVCAASGDSGSSDGSGGDQVDFPASSPYVLACGGTSLTASGTSFSEVVWNDGAQGGAGGGGVSRAFPVPVWQQGLSSTSSSGASTPLSGRGVPDVAGDASPITGYSVLIDGTQTVVGGTSAVAPLWAALIARINAVKGQPAGFINPKLYKAPGACNDITQGNNGSFAASPGWDACTGLGSPNGQKVSAAL
- a CDS encoding S10 family peptidase, with the protein product MTNTESASVSPQSSHNSHASPAAAAAGASHKAGDQPFFDPVAYGNGPDDSVTDITETAAITHHSTTIGGQKINYTATAGHLVIVDPSSSQPEAKMFYVAFTQDNQKEETRPVTFFYNGGPGSSSVFVLLGSFAPRRIKTSMPGFTPPAPYSMEDNPDSLLDKSDLIFINPVGTGYSAAIAPKKNRDFWGVDQDADSIKQFIKRFLTKNNRWNSPKYLFGESYGTARSCVLAYRLHEDGVDLNGITLQSSILDYTQAGNPVGALPTTAADAWYHKKLGIAPRPTDLGTFAEEVAQFARTDYLAALRKFPTTDSATVEKLSEYTGIDKTTLLAWSLDIASYDSRGNSLFLTTLLKAQGLALGEYDGRVTAINTGIAGKIDPNSGGNDPTMTAVTGVYTTMWNVYLNEQLKYTSNSAFTDLNDQAFQFWDFGHIDPTGAQKGLDAKGNIILYTAGDLAAVMALNPDLKVLSANGFFDYVTPFYQTVLDLQQMPLVSQQVRQNLSARFYPSGHMVYLDGGSRTALKADLARMYDATVSNIQALGRIRALQARVARPD
- a CDS encoding RNA-binding protein, producing MNLIVRNIAESCSEQEVREFLKRELGHYAKNVEVVDAGKPSAYATVELDADVPYVGEVIARQIHGKHLGGLALEASADLFSDDESPPAH
- a CDS encoding DUF1993 family protein — its product is MSISMYQASLPVLVRGMTNLQVILGKAEAHAAERQIDPSVFTNARLAPDMLPLMRQVWIVSDTAKGCAARLAGVEAPKYEDVEQTFDELDARLQKTIDYLKEFNAQQIDGSEDRPITLKMRSGPIEFTGLSYLLGFVLPNFYFHVTTAYDILRHNGVELGKLDYLGGIK